Proteins from a genomic interval of Gordonia sp. SL306:
- the infA gene encoding translation initiation factor IF-1, producing the protein MAKKDGAIEVEGRVIEPLPNAMFRIELENGHKVLAHISGKMRQHYIRILPEDRVVVELSPYDLGRGRIVYRYK; encoded by the coding sequence ATGGCGAAAAAAGACGGGGCCATCGAGGTCGAGGGACGAGTCATCGAACCCCTGCCCAATGCGATGTTTCGTATTGAGCTGGAGAACGGTCACAAGGTTCTCGCCCACATCAGCGGCAAGATGCGGCAGCACTACATCCGCATCCTGCCCGAGGACCGGGTCGTCGTGGAACTCTCGCCGTACGACCTCGGTCGTGGGCGCATCGTTTATCGGTACAAGTAA
- a CDS encoding NAD(P)/FAD-dependent oxidoreductase, translated as MRALVVGGGIAGPATAMALQAIGVDAVILEARPAGGDGAGSWFTISPNGLAALDAIGALGPVRELGVPTRHNVMAGATGRRLGVLPLGSPLADGTPALSFKRSELAAALREGARDRGIEVHDDARVVAADENASVTLADGRRLAGDLVIGADGIHSVVRAAIDPGAPRGRYVGLANFGGVTRGPDAAHSLPVESWYFVFGRRAFFGALPTPDGDVVWFANVPRGAISQTERAATSDERWREILVELAEADDGPFAGLIRDGQLELAADNTYDLPSVPVWHRGRVGLVGDAIHAPAPSSGQGASMALEDAVVMAASLAGSRDVEAGFVVFESARRARVERIVALGARSSSTKTPTGLTRMLNDAVMTLVFRYLVTERSQAWIFDHRVRLDPAGRVWP; from the coding sequence ATGCGGGCACTGGTGGTGGGTGGTGGAATCGCCGGTCCGGCCACGGCGATGGCGTTGCAGGCGATCGGTGTGGATGCGGTGATCCTCGAGGCGCGCCCGGCAGGAGGGGACGGCGCCGGGTCGTGGTTCACGATCTCGCCGAACGGACTGGCGGCGCTCGACGCGATCGGGGCGCTCGGTCCGGTTCGCGAGCTCGGCGTACCCACCCGCCACAACGTGATGGCCGGTGCGACGGGCAGGCGGCTCGGCGTGCTCCCGCTGGGATCCCCGTTGGCGGACGGCACGCCCGCCCTCTCCTTCAAACGATCCGAACTCGCCGCGGCGCTCCGCGAAGGGGCGCGCGACCGCGGCATCGAGGTCCACGACGACGCTCGGGTCGTCGCGGCCGACGAGAACGCGTCGGTCACCCTCGCCGACGGACGGCGGCTGGCCGGCGATCTCGTGATCGGGGCCGACGGAATCCATTCGGTCGTCCGCGCGGCGATCGACCCGGGCGCCCCGCGCGGTCGGTACGTGGGGCTCGCCAATTTCGGCGGTGTCACCCGCGGGCCGGACGCCGCGCACTCGCTGCCGGTCGAATCCTGGTACTTCGTGTTCGGGCGGCGGGCATTCTTCGGTGCCCTGCCGACCCCCGACGGCGACGTCGTGTGGTTCGCCAACGTTCCGCGCGGCGCGATCTCGCAGACGGAACGGGCCGCCACCTCCGACGAGCGGTGGCGCGAGATCCTGGTCGAGCTGGCCGAGGCGGACGACGGTCCGTTCGCCGGGCTCATCCGCGATGGCCAACTCGAACTCGCCGCCGACAACACTTACGACCTGCCGTCCGTGCCGGTGTGGCACCGCGGGCGCGTCGGGCTGGTGGGCGATGCCATCCACGCGCCGGCGCCCAGTTCCGGGCAGGGTGCGTCGATGGCACTCGAAGACGCGGTGGTGATGGCCGCCTCGCTGGCCGGATCGCGCGATGTCGAGGCAGGCTTCGTGGTGTTCGAGAGTGCCCGCCGGGCGCGGGTGGAGAGGATCGTGGCGCTCGGTGCCCGGTCGAGTAGCACCAAGACGCCGACGGGACTGACCCGGATGCTCAACGACGCCGTGATGACACTGGTCTTCCGCTACCTGGTGACCGAACGTTCGCAAGCGTGGATCTTCGACCATCGGGTGCGGCTGGATCCGGCCGGCCGGGTGTGGCCCTGA
- a CDS encoding MarR family winged helix-turn-helix transcriptional regulator, with protein sequence MSRSRQAALDDVGRALQGYQRTVQAFDDVVARRLGVGPADLRCLDWLSESARSAGELAVATGLRPAATTALIDRLTEKGFVRRNASPADRRRVLVELTDDGRERVWAAYGPMVTEGQHLFDGHSTAELDALRDLLESMSELTERHRTRLETEE encoded by the coding sequence ATGTCACGGTCTCGTCAAGCGGCGCTCGACGATGTCGGGCGGGCGCTGCAGGGCTATCAGCGGACCGTCCAGGCGTTCGACGACGTGGTGGCCCGCCGGCTCGGTGTCGGACCGGCCGACCTGCGGTGTCTCGATTGGCTGAGCGAGAGCGCGCGCTCCGCGGGCGAGCTGGCCGTCGCGACAGGTCTGCGTCCTGCCGCGACGACGGCGTTGATCGATCGGCTCACGGAGAAGGGATTCGTCCGCCGTAACGCGTCGCCTGCCGACCGGCGGCGAGTCCTCGTCGAACTCACCGACGATGGTCGTGAGCGCGTCTGGGCGGCCTACGGTCCCATGGTCACCGAGGGACAACACCTGTTCGACGGCCACTCAACCGCCGAATTGGATGCGTTGCGGGACCTTCTCGAGTCGATGTCGGAACTCACCGAACGCCACCGGACCCGCCTCGAAACGGAAGAATAG
- a CDS encoding iron chaperone has translation MGTVDDYLAGLDPDDRDAIERVYSIARELVPDTEQGTGYGMPALTYRGKPLLSVMRTKKHIGVYPFSQDAVAAAAPRLDGFDLEKGTIRFQPDTPMPDEAVRAMVSARRDQITAG, from the coding sequence ATGGGCACCGTCGACGACTACCTTGCCGGACTCGACCCCGACGATCGCGACGCCATCGAGCGCGTCTATTCGATCGCCCGTGAGCTGGTCCCCGACACCGAGCAGGGCACCGGCTACGGCATGCCGGCGCTCACGTACCGCGGCAAGCCGCTCCTCTCTGTCATGCGGACGAAGAAGCACATCGGTGTCTATCCGTTCAGCCAGGACGCGGTGGCGGCGGCCGCCCCGAGACTCGACGGCTTCGACCTCGAGAAGGGCACGATCCGTTTCCAGCCCGACACGCCCATGCCCGACGAGGCCGTCCGGGCGATGGTCAGCGCCCGCCGAGATCAGATCACCGCCGGCTGA
- a CDS encoding phage holin family protein codes for MSAFLIRSAFTGFALWIATLIVPGLDFVGGSTNWEKFGIVVVVALIFGVVNAIIKPIVQILSIPLYILTLGLIHVVINAFMLEITAWITRNTTHWGLAVDDFFWSAIFGAIVISLVGWAVGLVLKEPV; via the coding sequence ATGTCCGCGTTCTTGATTCGTTCCGCATTCACCGGATTCGCCCTGTGGATCGCAACCCTGATCGTCCCGGGTCTCGACTTCGTCGGCGGCTCGACGAACTGGGAGAAGTTCGGGATCGTCGTCGTGGTGGCGCTGATCTTCGGCGTCGTCAACGCGATCATCAAGCCGATCGTCCAGATCCTCTCGATCCCCCTCTACATCCTCACGCTCGGCCTCATCCACGTGGTGATCAACGCGTTCATGCTGGAGATCACCGCGTGGATCACACGCAACACCACCCATTGGGGTCTGGCTGTGGACGACTTCTTCTGGTCGGCGATCTTCGGCGCGATCGTGATCTCGCTTGTCGGCTGGGCCGTCGGCCTCGTTCTGAAGGAGCCGGTGTGA
- a CDS encoding SIMPL domain-containing protein, whose product MSTRGASFARVVAVAAVVVAVLGVSACGSDDNGDKPRTVTVVGSGKVTGTPDTLRADIGVEATAADVSSALNEASAKVKQVTDAVVAAGVERKDIQTQQVNLSPQYSSPVPGGTSGISGYQATNTVRVTIRDIGKASDVLAAAATAGGNNTRISNVSFAIDDDSDLMKKAREAAFDDARSRADQYAQLAGDSLGKVQTISESTSGQDQPTPLQRDSSVGGTRVPVEPGEQTLTFNVNVTYALT is encoded by the coding sequence GTGAGCACCCGCGGCGCGTCGTTCGCGCGTGTGGTGGCCGTCGCCGCCGTCGTGGTCGCCGTACTCGGCGTATCCGCCTGCGGCAGTGACGACAACGGCGACAAGCCACGCACGGTGACGGTCGTGGGCAGCGGGAAAGTCACCGGCACACCGGACACCCTGCGTGCCGATATCGGCGTCGAGGCGACGGCCGCAGACGTCTCCAGCGCACTGAACGAAGCGAGCGCGAAGGTCAAACAGGTGACCGACGCCGTGGTCGCGGCAGGCGTGGAGCGCAAGGACATCCAGACCCAGCAGGTGAACCTGAGCCCGCAGTACTCCAGCCCGGTGCCCGGCGGCACCAGCGGGATCTCCGGCTATCAGGCCACCAACACGGTCCGCGTCACGATCCGCGACATCGGCAAGGCGTCCGACGTCTTGGCCGCTGCCGCCACCGCGGGCGGCAACAACACCCGGATCAGCAATGTCAGCTTCGCCATCGACGACGACTCGGACCTGATGAAGAAGGCGCGTGAGGCGGCATTCGACGACGCGCGCAGCCGTGCCGATCAATACGCGCAACTGGCCGGCGACTCGCTCGGCAAGGTGCAGACCATCTCCGAATCGACCAGCGGCCAGGACCAGCCGACGCCACTCCAGCGGGACTCGTCGGTGGGTGGCACCCGGGTCCCGGTAGAGCCCGGCGAGCAGACGCTGACATTCAACGTCAACGTCACCTACGCGCTTACCTAG
- a CDS encoding LLM class F420-dependent oxidoreductase, whose protein sequence is MTSDRAAHVARFGTHGAWSGWGKYTPDQARAIEELGYGTIWLGGSPENLRPIRKVLEATEDITVATGIVNIWNTDAATIADEYLELESDFPGRFYLGIGAGHPEATAEYKKPYEAVVDYLDVLDSKDVPAERRLLAALGPKMLRLSADRALGAHPYLTPPAHTAQAREILGPGVLLAPEHKVVLDTDPEAARAVGRPPVDKPYLHLRNYVANLKRLGWTDDDISGGGSDALIDTLVAHGDAASVRAQVDAHLSSGADHVAVQVLGDGDPVPPLAAILRAG, encoded by the coding sequence ATGACTTCGGACAGAGCAGCCCATGTCGCACGATTCGGCACCCACGGGGCCTGGAGCGGGTGGGGGAAGTACACACCAGACCAGGCACGGGCCATCGAGGAACTCGGATACGGCACGATCTGGCTCGGTGGATCGCCCGAGAATCTCCGGCCGATCCGCAAGGTGCTCGAGGCCACGGAGGACATCACCGTTGCCACCGGCATCGTGAACATCTGGAACACCGACGCCGCGACGATCGCCGACGAGTACCTCGAGCTCGAGTCCGACTTCCCGGGCCGTTTCTACCTCGGCATCGGCGCGGGCCACCCCGAGGCGACCGCAGAGTACAAGAAACCGTACGAAGCGGTCGTCGACTACCTCGACGTGCTCGACAGCAAGGACGTGCCCGCCGAGCGTCGCCTGCTCGCCGCACTGGGCCCGAAGATGTTGAGGCTCTCCGCCGATCGCGCACTTGGTGCGCATCCGTATCTGACGCCGCCTGCCCACACTGCACAGGCACGCGAGATCCTCGGCCCCGGTGTGTTGTTGGCGCCCGAGCACAAGGTGGTGCTCGACACCGATCCGGAGGCCGCCCGTGCGGTCGGGCGCCCGCCGGTCGACAAGCCCTACCTACACTTGCGCAACTACGTGGCGAACCTGAAGAGGCTCGGCTGGACCGACGACGACATCTCCGGCGGTGGAAGCGATGCGCTCATCGACACCCTTGTGGCGCATGGTGATGCGGCGTCGGTGCGCGCCCAGGTCGACGCGCACCTGTCGTCGGGGGCCGATCATGTGGCGGTCCAGGTGCTCGGCGACGGTGACCCCGTCCCGCCGCTGGCCGCGATCCTGCGCGCCGGCTGA